Proteins from one Bradyrhizobium amphicarpaeae genomic window:
- a CDS encoding helix-turn-helix transcriptional regulator has protein sequence MRASRMLSILTTLQARGQVTAPELAHACEVSVRTIYRDIDALAASGVPVYADRGAEGGYRLLDGYRVRLNGLSQSEAETLFLAGLPGPAAALGLDAAMIAAQNKLMAALPVHLRQDARGMQERFHLDAPGWFGEAEEPKHLRTIAGAVLRGTRIKIRYQSWRAEKQRRLAPLGLVLKGGSWYLAGQVDTSIRTYRIARVLDCTALDDRFDRPADFDLAGYWQAATLRLEAEMHPNIAIVRLSPFGVKLLGALSQPYVKARTQFEETPDAEGWRIARVPVGKTSWHAASELLRLGSEVEVLEPVDLRDKMAEMTQAMAARYRAARKA, from the coding sequence CCAGGCCAGGGGGCAGGTCACCGCGCCTGAGCTTGCGCACGCCTGCGAGGTCTCGGTCCGCACGATCTATCGCGACATCGACGCGCTCGCCGCCTCCGGCGTTCCCGTTTATGCCGACCGCGGCGCGGAGGGCGGCTATCGGCTGCTCGACGGCTATCGCGTGCGGCTGAACGGCCTGTCGCAGAGCGAGGCCGAGACGCTGTTCCTGGCGGGCTTGCCGGGCCCGGCGGCGGCGCTCGGGCTGGATGCGGCAATGATCGCTGCGCAGAACAAGCTGATGGCGGCGCTGCCCGTCCACCTGCGCCAGGATGCCAGGGGGATGCAGGAGCGCTTTCATCTGGACGCGCCCGGCTGGTTCGGCGAGGCCGAAGAGCCGAAGCATCTGCGCACGATTGCGGGCGCCGTGCTGCGCGGGACGCGGATCAAGATCCGCTATCAGAGCTGGCGCGCGGAGAAGCAGCGGCGCCTCGCGCCGCTCGGCCTCGTGCTGAAGGGCGGCAGCTGGTATCTGGCCGGACAAGTCGACACCAGCATACGCACGTACCGCATCGCGCGCGTGCTCGACTGCACCGCGCTCGACGACCGCTTCGATCGTCCCGCCGATTTCGATCTCGCCGGCTATTGGCAGGCCGCGACGCTGCGCCTTGAAGCGGAGATGCATCCCAATATCGCGATCGTCAGGCTGTCGCCGTTCGGCGTCAAATTGCTGGGCGCGCTGAGCCAGCCTTACGTCAAGGCGCGCACGCAGTTCGAGGAGACACCCGATGCAGAGGGCTGGCGCATTGCGCGCGTGCCTGTCGGCAAGACGTCCTGGCACGCCGCGTCCGAATTGCTGCGGCTTGGCTCCGAGGTCGAGGTGCTGGAGCCCGTCGATCTCCGCGACAAGATGGCTGAGATGACGCAAGCGATGGCTGCGCGATATCGCGCGGCGCGAAAAGCATGA
- a CDS encoding EAL domain-containing response regulator — protein sequence MSATRGRLLVVDDDLVQRVLIGKIGAKLGYETVVASSYEAATELLARDAFEVMALDLSLGERDGVELLRFVAEAGLRTMSIVIISGCDDRVMKATRRVANGLKLSVGGCLTKPLDLNRLRSALELPQRAPPAATSASPQLGITPERISRGLADGEFFVEFQPKVALQTGRVVGAEALARWRTAEFGSVSPMVFIPIAEAAGLMRELTDCILSSAMSQGRKLIERNPGFTIAVNISGSLMSDLALPDRIEEILRRESISPSSLMVEITETSAMADVDRANDILVRLRIKKIGTAIDDFGTGYSSLAALVRLPFSELKIDQSFIKGCESDDDMMKIVEASVALAKAFNMKVVAEGVESPEALEIIRRIGCDVAQGFLFAPSLRRSRAERWISERNAFADEQATLTALAS from the coding sequence ATGAGTGCGACGAGAGGCCGTCTTCTGGTGGTCGACGACGACTTGGTGCAGCGAGTTCTGATCGGCAAGATCGGAGCGAAGCTCGGTTATGAGACGGTGGTTGCTTCCTCCTACGAGGCGGCAACCGAACTTCTGGCCCGCGACGCCTTCGAAGTCATGGCGCTCGACCTGTCGCTCGGGGAACGGGACGGGGTGGAGCTGTTGCGCTTCGTCGCGGAAGCCGGCCTCCGCACGATGTCGATCGTGATCATCAGCGGCTGCGACGATCGCGTCATGAAGGCCACGCGACGGGTCGCGAACGGGCTGAAGCTGTCGGTCGGCGGATGCCTCACCAAGCCGCTCGATCTCAACCGCCTGCGCAGCGCGTTGGAGTTGCCGCAACGCGCGCCGCCGGCCGCGACGTCCGCCTCGCCGCAGCTCGGGATCACGCCGGAGAGGATCTCGCGAGGCCTCGCCGACGGCGAATTCTTTGTCGAGTTTCAGCCGAAGGTCGCGCTTCAGACCGGCAGGGTCGTCGGCGCCGAGGCACTTGCGCGCTGGCGCACGGCCGAATTCGGGTCGGTCTCGCCGATGGTCTTCATTCCGATCGCCGAGGCGGCCGGCCTCATGCGCGAGTTGACCGATTGCATCCTGTCGTCGGCGATGTCGCAGGGCCGCAAGCTGATCGAGCGCAACCCCGGCTTCACCATTGCCGTCAACATCTCGGGCTCGCTGATGTCGGACCTGGCGCTGCCCGACCGGATCGAGGAGATCCTGCGCCGCGAAAGCATCTCTCCATCGTCGCTGATGGTAGAGATCACCGAGACCTCGGCGATGGCCGACGTCGACCGCGCCAACGACATTCTGGTGAGGCTGCGCATCAAGAAGATCGGCACGGCAATCGACGATTTCGGCACCGGCTATTCGTCGCTTGCGGCCCTGGTGCGGCTGCCGTTCAGCGAGCTGAAGATCGACCAGTCCTTCATCAAGGGCTGCGAATCCGACGACGACATGATGAAGATTGTCGAGGCATCCGTGGCGCTGGCGAAGGCGTTCAACATGAAGGTGGTGGCCGAAGGCGTCGAGAGCCCGGAGGCGCTCGAGATCATCCGTCGGATCGGCTGCGACGTTGCACAGGGCTTCCTGTTTGCGCCCTCGCTGCGGCGCTCGCGCGCCGAACGATGGATATCGGAGCGCAATGCCTTCGCGGACGAACAGGCGACGCTGACAGCTTTGGCCAGCTGA
- a CDS encoding fatty acid desaturase → MTDATVSESGHRLKPLTPAMLRELSVRSDLRGAAQSLGHYGVIVLMGTLIWKISSTWGVLWALPLMAVQGYVVAFLFMAVHETAHKTAFRSRGLNLVVGYLSAFLIGLPYEYYCLFHWDHHRYTQDPDKDPELIVGVKPTSDTQLAIAYSGVLQVAGRLRLMLGHAITGEVTVPWIPENKRAVIVREARVYVALYALLLALSLWCASALLLWVWIVPLVIGQFFLRPYLYAEHTGCERTRSAFQNTRTTYTGAMVKWFAWNMPYHVEHHAYPSIPFHALPKLNEIVDDEIVHRGRGYIRTTRETWTWFRRQRQAG, encoded by the coding sequence ATGACCGACGCGACCGTTTCAGAGTCCGGCCACCGCCTGAAGCCGCTGACGCCGGCGATGCTGCGCGAGCTGTCAGTCCGCTCCGATCTCAGGGGCGCGGCGCAGAGCCTCGGCCATTATGGCGTGATCGTGCTGATGGGAACGCTGATCTGGAAGATTTCATCGACATGGGGCGTGCTCTGGGCGCTGCCGCTGATGGCGGTGCAGGGTTATGTCGTCGCCTTCCTGTTCATGGCGGTGCACGAGACCGCCCACAAGACCGCGTTCAGGAGCCGCGGCCTCAACCTCGTCGTCGGCTATCTCTCGGCCTTCCTCATCGGATTGCCTTACGAATATTACTGCCTGTTTCACTGGGACCATCACCGCTACACCCAGGATCCGGACAAGGATCCCGAGCTGATCGTCGGGGTGAAGCCGACATCCGACACGCAGCTCGCGATCGCCTATAGCGGCGTGCTCCAGGTCGCGGGCCGCCTCCGGCTGATGCTCGGCCATGCGATCACCGGAGAGGTCACCGTCCCCTGGATCCCAGAAAACAAGCGCGCCGTCATCGTGAGAGAGGCGCGTGTCTATGTCGCGCTCTATGCGCTGCTGCTCGCGCTGTCGCTGTGGTGCGCCTCGGCCCTGCTGCTCTGGGTCTGGATCGTTCCGCTCGTCATCGGGCAGTTCTTCCTGCGGCCCTATCTCTATGCCGAGCATACCGGTTGCGAGCGAACGCGCAGCGCTTTCCAGAATACCCGCACCACCTACACCGGCGCGATGGTCAAATGGTTTGCGTGGAACATGCCCTATCATGTCGAGCATCACGCCTATCCCTCGATCCCGTTTCACGCCCTGCCGAAGCTGAACGAGATCGTCGATGACGAGATCGTCCATCGCGGCCGCGGCTACATCAGAACGACGCGCGAGACCTGGACCTGGTTTCGCCGGCAGCGGCAGGCAGGTTAG
- a CDS encoding MBL fold metallo-hydrolase: protein MPLWTCETCGAQFPNGGNPPASCLICEDERQFVNWKGQTFLTREELARGHRLVRRDDLGLTGIGLEPSFAIGQRALLVPQGDGCVMWDCIPLATDDAIPYVAAPGGLKAIAISHPHYYGAVADWSDAFGGVPVYLHADDRAFVTRPHPSIVHWTGESHRISDDVLLLRTGGHFAGATMLHSARSADGRGALLTGDIAQVTMDRRFVSFMYSYPNYMPLNAAAVRRIAAAVEPLAFDRIYGAWWGRNIAGGAKAAFAASVERYIAAIA from the coding sequence ATGCCTCTCTGGACCTGCGAAACCTGCGGCGCGCAATTCCCGAACGGCGGAAATCCGCCGGCCTCCTGCCTGATCTGCGAGGACGAGCGGCAGTTCGTGAACTGGAAGGGACAAACCTTTCTCACGCGCGAGGAGCTGGCGCGGGGACACCGACTGGTGCGACGCGACGATCTCGGCCTCACCGGAATCGGCTTGGAGCCGAGCTTCGCCATCGGGCAGCGCGCGCTGCTGGTGCCTCAAGGCGACGGCTGCGTGATGTGGGATTGCATTCCGCTCGCAACCGACGACGCCATTCCATACGTCGCAGCGCCCGGCGGATTGAAGGCGATCGCGATCTCGCATCCGCACTACTACGGCGCGGTCGCCGACTGGAGCGACGCCTTTGGCGGCGTGCCGGTTTATCTGCATGCCGACGATCGCGCTTTCGTCACGCGGCCGCATCCTTCCATCGTCCACTGGACCGGAGAAAGCCACCGCATCTCCGACGATGTGCTGCTGCTGCGGACCGGCGGTCATTTCGCTGGCGCCACCATGCTGCATTCGGCGCGCAGTGCGGACGGCAGGGGTGCGCTGCTCACCGGCGACATCGCACAGGTGACGATGGACCGCCGCTTCGTCAGCTTCATGTATTCCTATCCCAACTACATGCCGCTCAATGCAGCCGCGGTGCGGCGGATCGCGGCCGCTGTCGAGCCCCTCGCCTTCGACCGCATCTATGGCGCCTGGTGGGGCCGCAATATCGCTGGCGGCGCCAAGGCGGCCTTTGCGGCGTCGGTGGAGCGATACATCGCGGCTATCGCCTGA
- a CDS encoding zinc-dependent alcohol dehydrogenase family protein has protein sequence MKAWQVARDWSIEGMELADLPEPAPGPGQVAVRMKAASLNYRDLLTIHGKGGVTRLPLIPFSDGAGEVVAIGEGVTRVAIGDRVCPMFFQSWIDGQVSAASRRYALGGTRPGVLQQVMVLGAEGVSRVPSHLSFREAATLPCAGLTAWRALFEEAHVKPGDTVLVQGTGGVSIFALQFAKLAGASVIVTSSSDEKLERARALGADHTINYRSMPEWGKAAAEWTGGGVDHVVEVGGKDTFAQSLEATRVGGTILVIGVLTGFSQQIAIPSLFAKNLHVIGLSVGSRRMFEGMTAAIERNGMKPVIDRVCSFDAVPDALRLMQQGGHFGKIVVEFP, from the coding sequence ATGAAGGCCTGGCAGGTCGCGCGCGACTGGTCGATCGAGGGGATGGAGCTGGCCGATCTGCCGGAGCCTGCGCCCGGGCCCGGCCAGGTCGCGGTGCGGATGAAGGCGGCATCGCTCAACTATCGCGATCTGCTCACGATCCACGGCAAGGGCGGCGTCACCCGATTGCCGCTGATCCCGTTCTCGGACGGTGCGGGCGAGGTGGTCGCAATCGGCGAAGGCGTCACCCGTGTTGCGATCGGCGATCGCGTCTGTCCGATGTTCTTCCAGTCCTGGATCGACGGACAGGTTTCGGCTGCCAGCCGCCGCTACGCGCTCGGCGGCACGCGCCCCGGCGTGCTGCAGCAGGTGATGGTGCTCGGCGCCGAGGGTGTCAGCCGCGTGCCTTCGCATCTGTCGTTTCGGGAGGCCGCGACGCTGCCCTGCGCCGGGCTCACCGCCTGGCGTGCGTTGTTCGAAGAAGCGCATGTGAAGCCCGGCGATACCGTGCTGGTGCAGGGCACCGGCGGCGTCTCGATTTTCGCGTTGCAGTTTGCAAAGCTCGCCGGCGCCAGCGTGATCGTGACGTCGTCGAGCGACGAGAAGCTCGAACGCGCCAGGGCGCTCGGTGCTGACCATACCATCAACTATCGTTCAATGCCGGAATGGGGCAAGGCCGCAGCGGAGTGGACCGGCGGAGGGGTCGATCACGTCGTCGAAGTCGGCGGCAAGGACACCTTCGCGCAATCGCTCGAGGCCACGCGTGTCGGTGGCACGATCCTGGTGATCGGCGTGCTCACGGGCTTCTCGCAGCAGATCGCGATCCCGAGCCTGTTCGCCAAGAACCTGCACGTCATCGGCCTCTCGGTCGGGAGTCGCCGCATGTTCGAGGGCATGACGGCCGCAATCGAACGCAACGGCATGAAGCCGGTGATCGACCGCGTGTGCAGTTTCGATGCCGTGCCGGATGCGCTGCGGCTGATGCAGCAGGGCGGTCATTTCGGCAAGATCGTGGTGGAGTTTCCCTGA
- a CDS encoding acyl-CoA synthetase codes for MSSDTAATIAKAREHSIGDLLRRSAGREPDKLAVSCGRVSWTFAEMDAICNRLGRGLLGLGAKKGDRIAVLSRNSHAFAALRFAVARIGCVLVPINFMLNPDEISFILKSSGAKLLATGPDFVEPARVASGKDCAVEKMFWLPGEDPASAPADLITFDDLLDADGSSLEASVDSRDLAQIVYTSGTESLPKGAMLTHEAVMWQYVSCIIDGGMSADDKFLHALPLYHCAQLDVFLGPQIYLGASGVITGKPTADNILALIQAHKITSFFAPPTIWIAMLRSPNFDKIDLSTLQKGYYGASIMPVEVLLELQRRLPAVKFWNFYGQTEIAPLATVLRPEDQLRKAGSAGKPVLNVETRVVNTSMEDVKAGEVGEIVHRSPHLLSGYYNDPVKTAAAFSGGWFHSGDLATVDEEGHITVVDRVKDMIKTGGENVASREVEEMVYRIPAVSEVAVVGLPDPRWIEAVTAIIVVKNGEKLDEESVIKHCAGQMAHFKVPKRVIFVDALPKNPSGKLLKRELRQRFVGGETLDKAVQKSFGT; via the coding sequence ATGTCGAGCGACACCGCAGCCACCATCGCGAAGGCGCGCGAGCATTCGATCGGCGATCTCCTGCGCCGCTCGGCGGGCCGCGAACCGGACAAGCTGGCGGTGAGCTGCGGTCGTGTCAGCTGGACCTTTGCCGAGATGGACGCGATCTGCAACCGGCTCGGCCGCGGCCTGCTTGGTCTCGGCGCGAAGAAGGGTGACCGCATCGCGGTGCTCTCGCGCAATTCGCACGCCTTTGCCGCGCTGCGGTTTGCGGTGGCGCGCATTGGCTGTGTGCTGGTACCGATCAACTTCATGCTCAATCCGGACGAGATCAGTTTCATCCTGAAGAGCTCCGGGGCAAAATTGCTCGCGACCGGTCCCGATTTCGTCGAGCCGGCGCGCGTAGCCAGCGGCAAGGACTGCGCGGTCGAGAAGATGTTCTGGCTGCCGGGCGAGGATCCCGCGTCGGCGCCGGCTGATCTCATCACCTTCGACGATCTGCTTGATGCCGACGGTTCGTCCCTCGAAGCCTCGGTCGACAGCCGCGATCTCGCCCAGATCGTCTACACCAGCGGCACAGAATCCCTGCCCAAGGGCGCGATGCTGACCCATGAAGCCGTGATGTGGCAGTATGTCAGCTGCATCATCGACGGCGGTATGAGCGCCGACGACAAATTCCTCCACGCACTGCCGCTCTATCATTGCGCCCAGCTGGATGTGTTCCTGGGGCCGCAGATCTATCTCGGTGCCTCCGGCGTGATCACGGGCAAGCCGACGGCCGACAACATTCTGGCGCTGATCCAGGCGCACAAGATCACGTCGTTCTTTGCGCCGCCGACGATCTGGATCGCGATGCTGCGCTCGCCGAATTTCGACAAGATCGACCTGTCGACCCTGCAGAAGGGCTATTACGGCGCTTCGATCATGCCGGTGGAGGTGCTGCTCGAATTGCAGCGCCGCCTGCCCGCCGTCAAGTTCTGGAACTTCTACGGCCAGACCGAAATCGCGCCGCTCGCGACCGTGCTGCGGCCGGAGGATCAGCTGCGCAAGGCGGGGTCCGCGGGCAAGCCTGTGCTCAATGTCGAGACGCGCGTGGTCAATACGTCGATGGAAGACGTGAAAGCCGGCGAGGTCGGCGAAATCGTGCATCGCTCGCCGCATCTGCTCTCCGGCTATTACAATGACCCGGTGAAGACCGCCGCGGCGTTTAGCGGCGGCTGGTTTCATTCGGGCGATCTCGCCACGGTCGACGAGGAGGGACACATCACCGTGGTCGATCGCGTCAAGGACATGATCAAGACCGGCGGCGAGAATGTCGCGAGCCGCGAGGTCGAGGAGATGGTCTATCGCATCCCCGCGGTTTCCGAGGTCGCCGTGGTCGGCCTGCCCGATCCGCGCTGGATCGAGGCGGTCACCGCCATCATCGTGGTCAAGAATGGTGAAAAGCTCGACGAAGAATCCGTCATCAAGCATTGCGCCGGCCAGATGGCGCATTTCAAGGTGCCCAAGCGCGTCATCTTCGTGGATGCGTTGCCGAAGAACCCGAGCGGCAAGCTGCTCAAGCGCGAGCTGCGCCAGCGCTTCGTCGGCGGCGAGACGCTCGACAAGGCCGTGCAGAAGAGTTTTGGCACCTGA
- a CDS encoding ABC transporter substrate-binding protein: MCRNAGVAVAIGLLLTSFVGSASAQQAPLKIGVLSDFSSVYSDIGGMGNVEATKMAIEDFGGQMFGKPIDMVSADVLNKPDVASTIARKWWETEGVDMIIDLPTSATALAVMELSKQYEKIMIVTDAASSDITGKSCSPYTAHWTYDTYANAHTVGSAIVKNGGDTWFFLTADYVFGHSVERDTGDVVKAAGGKVLGSVKHPLNTADFSSFLLQAQASKAKIIGLANGGGDTINAIKQAGEFGIVAGGQNLAAIVMFISDVHSLGLKLAQGLIITEAYYWDLNDKTRAFGKRFLERVKRMPTMNQGATYSATLHYLKAVQAAGTRDTKTVMAKMRELPVKDAFTDNGMLREDGRMVHSMYLFQVKKPEESKGPWDYYKLLAEVPADQAFRPLKDGGCPLVK, translated from the coding sequence ATGTGCCGGAATGCGGGTGTTGCCGTTGCGATTGGATTGCTGTTGACGTCCTTTGTCGGTTCGGCTTCGGCCCAGCAGGCGCCGCTCAAGATCGGCGTGCTCTCCGACTTTTCCTCGGTCTATTCCGATATCGGCGGCATGGGAAATGTCGAAGCCACCAAGATGGCGATCGAGGATTTCGGCGGCCAGATGTTCGGCAAGCCGATCGACATGGTCTCGGCCGACGTGCTCAACAAGCCCGACGTCGCCTCCACCATCGCCCGCAAGTGGTGGGAGACCGAGGGCGTCGACATGATCATCGACCTGCCGACCTCGGCCACCGCGCTTGCGGTGATGGAGCTGTCGAAGCAGTACGAGAAGATCATGATCGTGACGGATGCGGCGAGCTCCGACATCACTGGAAAATCCTGCTCGCCCTACACCGCGCACTGGACCTACGACACCTACGCCAACGCGCATACCGTCGGCAGCGCGATCGTCAAGAACGGCGGCGACACCTGGTTCTTCCTGACCGCCGACTACGTGTTCGGCCATTCGGTCGAGCGCGATACCGGCGATGTCGTGAAGGCCGCGGGCGGCAAGGTGCTCGGCAGCGTCAAGCATCCGCTCAACACCGCCGACTTCTCCTCGTTCCTGCTGCAGGCCCAGGCTTCCAAGGCCAAGATCATCGGCCTTGCCAACGGCGGCGGCGACACCATCAACGCGATCAAGCAGGCCGGCGAGTTCGGTATCGTCGCCGGCGGCCAGAACCTGGCCGCGATCGTGATGTTCATCTCCGACGTGCACAGCCTGGGCTTGAAGCTCGCGCAAGGCCTGATCATCACCGAGGCCTATTACTGGGATCTCAACGACAAGACCCGCGCCTTCGGCAAGCGCTTCCTGGAACGCGTCAAGCGGATGCCGACGATGAACCAGGGCGCCACCTACAGCGCGACGCTGCACTACCTCAAGGCTGTACAGGCCGCGGGCACCAGGGACACCAAGACGGTGATGGCGAAGATGCGCGAGCTGCCGGTGAAGGACGCCTTCACCGACAACGGCATGCTGCGCGAGGACGGCCGCATGGTGCACAGCATGTACCTGTTCCAGGTGAAGAAGCCGGAGGAATCGAAGGGGCCGTGGGATTATTACAAGCTGCTCGCCGAGGTGCCCGCCGACCAGGCGTTTCGCCCGTTGAAGGATGGCGGCTGCCCGCTGGTGAAGTAA